In one window of Lewinellaceae bacterium DNA:
- the carB gene encoding carbamoyl-phosphate synthase large subunit → MPKDNSIKSVLIIGSGPIIIGQACEFDYSGSQASRSLREEGIEVTLINSNPATIMTDPVTADHVYLLPLTIESLEKILKERQIDAVLPTMGGQTALNLAKEADQLGIWKDYGVRLIGVDINAIELTENREEFRKHVISLGQEVAPSMIANSFLEGKEAAQKIGFPLVIRPSYTLGGTGGSFVMKSEDFDEALRRGLDASPTHEVLIDKAVLGWKEFELELLRDNGNNVAIICTVENLDPMGIHTGDSITIAPAMTLSDTAFQQMRDDAIELMRSLGNFAGGCNVQFALDPATEQLLVIEINPRVSRSSALASKATGYPIAKIAAKLAIGYNLDELKNQITKTTSAFFEPTLDYVIVKMPRWNFDKFYGSDHTLGLQMKSVGEVMAIGRTFLEAMQKACQSQENNRMGLGADMKEWIRTADILERLEKVSDDRIYRVKDAMRLGVPAKTVHKLTKIDPWFLREIRRLVQIEEQLQRYNVAEDLPREFLLDLKKMGYSDGQIAWVLRIKEEEVTHYRKKLGIRRAYKMVDTCAAEFEARTPYFYSTFESENESIPSDRKKVIILGSGPNRIGQGIEFDYCCVHGVLAVKEAGYEAIMVNCNPETVSTDFDVADKLYFEPVYWEHLEEIIELENPVGVIVQLGGQTALKLAQKLHEKGIPIIGTDFPDMDLAEDRGAFSELLKKLEIPYPKFGVATNVDEALDVANTIPYPLLVRPSYVLGGQRMRIVINDQELEYTALDIFKHLPDNKILIDQFLERAKEAEIDAICDGEDIHVMGIMEHIEPAGIHSGDSSAVLPPYSLGPLVIETMVEYTRRLALALKIKGLINIQFAIKNDKVYVIEANPRASRTTPFIAKAYNVPYLNAATHVMLGHKTLKDYHFENILNGYAIKVPVFSFEKFPNVDKNLGPEMKSTGEAIYFIDSLRDPYFRDLESKRSMFLSR, encoded by the coding sequence ATGCCAAAAGACAACTCAATTAAGTCGGTACTCATTATCGGTAGTGGCCCTATCATTATTGGTCAAGCTTGTGAGTTTGATTACTCCGGATCTCAAGCTTCCCGGTCCTTACGGGAAGAAGGCATTGAGGTGACCCTGATCAATTCGAATCCGGCTACCATCATGACCGATCCGGTTACGGCGGATCACGTGTACCTCTTGCCATTGACCATTGAAAGCCTGGAGAAGATCCTGAAAGAACGTCAGATCGATGCGGTGTTGCCTACCATGGGCGGACAGACAGCTCTCAATCTGGCGAAGGAAGCGGATCAGCTAGGGATCTGGAAGGATTACGGCGTGCGACTGATTGGCGTCGATATCAACGCCATCGAGTTGACTGAGAACCGGGAAGAATTTCGGAAACATGTCATTAGCCTGGGTCAGGAAGTAGCTCCTTCGATGATCGCCAATTCATTCCTGGAAGGTAAAGAGGCTGCACAAAAGATCGGGTTTCCTCTGGTCATACGGCCTTCATATACTTTGGGAGGTACCGGAGGAAGCTTTGTCATGAAATCGGAGGACTTTGATGAAGCATTGCGCCGTGGACTGGATGCTTCACCGACGCATGAGGTCCTGATCGACAAAGCCGTATTGGGATGGAAAGAATTTGAGCTGGAACTACTCCGCGATAATGGCAATAATGTCGCCATCATCTGTACGGTTGAGAACCTGGACCCAATGGGTATCCACACCGGTGACAGCATCACCATTGCGCCGGCAATGACCTTGTCGGACACCGCTTTTCAGCAAATGCGGGACGATGCCATCGAACTGATGCGCTCTCTCGGCAATTTTGCCGGCGGATGTAATGTACAGTTTGCCCTGGATCCGGCTACCGAACAACTACTGGTCATCGAAATTAATCCCCGGGTTTCGAGATCTTCGGCACTGGCAAGTAAGGCAACCGGATATCCGATTGCCAAGATCGCTGCTAAACTTGCGATCGGGTACAATCTCGATGAGCTTAAAAATCAGATCACCAAAACAACTTCTGCTTTCTTTGAGCCGACCCTTGATTATGTGATCGTCAAAATGCCAAGATGGAATTTTGATAAATTTTATGGTTCCGATCACACCCTGGGATTGCAGATGAAATCGGTGGGTGAAGTAATGGCAATCGGCCGTACTTTCCTGGAGGCCATGCAGAAAGCCTGCCAATCGCAGGAGAATAACCGCATGGGCCTGGGTGCCGATATGAAGGAGTGGATCCGTACCGCTGATATTTTAGAACGACTTGAAAAAGTAAGTGACGACCGCATTTACAGGGTAAAAGATGCCATGCGCCTGGGCGTCCCGGCAAAAACGGTCCATAAGCTAACCAAAATTGACCCGTGGTTCCTGCGTGAGATCCGCAGGCTGGTTCAGATAGAAGAACAACTGCAGCGCTACAATGTGGCAGAAGATCTTCCGCGTGAGTTTCTTCTGGACCTGAAGAAAATGGGCTACTCGGATGGCCAGATAGCCTGGGTGCTGCGGATCAAAGAAGAAGAAGTAACCCATTATCGTAAAAAACTCGGTATCCGGCGTGCTTATAAAATGGTGGATACGTGTGCGGCAGAATTTGAAGCCAGAACCCCGTATTTCTATTCCACGTTTGAAAGCGAAAATGAAAGCATTCCCAGTGACCGTAAAAAAGTGATCATCCTGGGCTCAGGCCCCAATCGCATCGGTCAGGGCATTGAATTCGACTATTGCTGTGTGCACGGCGTATTGGCGGTCAAAGAAGCGGGCTATGAAGCCATCATGGTCAATTGCAATCCGGAGACCGTTTCAACCGACTTTGACGTAGCAGACAAACTATACTTTGAACCAGTTTACTGGGAGCATCTGGAAGAGATCATCGAACTGGAAAATCCGGTGGGCGTTATCGTCCAGCTGGGTGGCCAGACCGCCCTTAAGCTCGCCCAGAAACTTCATGAAAAAGGTATCCCGATCATCGGTACCGACTTCCCCGATATGGACCTGGCCGAGGACCGTGGCGCCTTCTCCGAATTGCTCAAAAAGCTGGAGATTCCGTATCCCAAATTCGGGGTGGCCACCAATGTCGATGAAGCGCTGGATGTCGCCAATACCATCCCGTATCCTCTGCTGGTCAGGCCTTCTTACGTTTTGGGTGGACAGCGAATGCGTATTGTGATCAATGATCAGGAGCTGGAATACACCGCCCTGGACATCTTTAAACACCTTCCGGACAATAAGATCCTCATCGATCAGTTCCTGGAAAGAGCTAAAGAAGCAGAAATCGACGCCATCTGTGACGGTGAGGACATCCATGTAATGGGTATTATGGAACACATCGAGCCGGCCGGTATCCATTCCGGAGACAGTTCTGCCGTATTACCTCCTTACAGCCTGGGTCCCCTGGTCATCGAAACCATGGTTGAATACACGCGCAGACTGGCACTGGCCCTTAAGATCAAAGGCCTGATCAATATCCAGTTTGCCATCAAGAATGATAAAGTGTATGTGATCGAAGCCAACCCCCGTGCCTCCCGTACCACTCCATTCATCGCCAAAGCCTATAATGTACCCTACCTGAATGCAGCAACGCATGTGATGCTGGGGCACAAGACGTTAAAGGACTATCATTTCGAAAACATCCTGAACGGATATGCCATTAAGGTTCCGGTATTCTCCTTTGAGAAATTTCCGAATGTGGACAAGAATCTCGGCCCGGAGATGAAATCCACGGGAGAAGCCATCTATTTTATTGATAGTCTTCGCGATCCTTATTTCCGTGATCTGGAGAGTAAGCGATCGATGTTCTTATCGAGGTAA
- a CDS encoding nucleotide exchange factor GrpE — protein sequence MSKDPQETPDTQNGTEATMPNQDSAQEDADLKQKGKKNKAQDSLQEELDELKDKYLRLFAEFDNYKKRTIKERLDLMKTAGQETIQSLLPVLDDFDRAKKSAEDNKSAEVFSEGVAMVYKRLYHILEQQGLKAMESNGADFNPELHEAISEIPMGEAMKGKVIDTVEKGYTLNDKIIRYAKVVVGS from the coding sequence ATGAGCAAGGATCCGCAAGAAACACCGGACACACAAAATGGAACCGAAGCCACCATGCCAAATCAGGATTCCGCCCAGGAAGATGCCGATTTGAAGCAGAAAGGAAAGAAAAACAAAGCACAGGATTCGCTGCAGGAAGAACTGGATGAGTTGAAAGACAAATATTTGCGCCTGTTTGCCGAATTTGACAATTATAAAAAACGCACCATCAAGGAGCGCCTGGATCTGATGAAAACAGCAGGTCAGGAAACCATCCAATCCCTCTTACCGGTATTGGATGACTTTGACCGTGCCAAGAAAAGTGCTGAGGATAACAAAAGCGCAGAAGTCTTCTCGGAAGGTGTCGCCATGGTGTACAAAAGGTTGTATCATATCCTGGAACAACAGGGTTTAAAGGCCATGGAATCCAATGGTGCCGATTTCAACCCCGAACTGCATGAGGCCATCTCTGAAATTCCTATGGGTGAAGCAATGAAAGGAAAAGTGATCGATACCGTCGAGAAAGGGTATACATTGAATGACAAAATAATACGGTACGCGAAAGTAGTGGTAGGCAGTTAA
- a CDS encoding PH domain-containing protein, with protein MRKSESLDLRTPHRQSPLAILVILYEFIRRILSAFWPILLIYVVRGRTTGQSGDPVYLYIGIGISLVSVIGSLISYFRYYYYVTDSDLVIEKGLIERKKITVPFDRIQTINTEQKIIHQLFGVVKLEIDTAGSKKKEIAIDALDKGVAEQIKFFLLQKKKSLQGKETDEKRSPSEQTPDFGHLRPLIRLSVADLIKIGVSQNHIQTALLIIGFGIGFLDDIQELINFDLYSWVQGQIGQASASYVIFLLMVLPFLLLITFVITLIRTVIRFYQQKVWIAGDGIQLESGLFTRHQSFIHRQKIQRIQWSQNPIKRIFRLFELRIYQASSQQENAKKTNQIPGCYREALEALRDTTFPREWFETMDYVQVSSHYRGRLWLYFGILPGILLGLLGYQQDGLPGLWFLIWIPLVWWWAGIVVRRWRIGLNDFALYLKHGFWEVKEDFIPLYKIQAVRLKQSPYQQSHQLASLAISTASGSLEVPYLPLDLAQRLMNYLLYRVESSHLAWM; from the coding sequence ATGAGGAAGAGTGAATCTCTGGATCTTCGCACACCTCATCGCCAGTCTCCGCTTGCCATTTTGGTCATTCTGTATGAATTCATCCGACGGATCCTCTCCGCATTTTGGCCGATTCTGCTGATTTATGTGGTTCGTGGCCGTACGACTGGTCAGAGTGGTGATCCGGTTTACCTATACATTGGTATCGGCATTTCTCTGGTATCCGTCATCGGATCGTTGATCTCCTATTTCAGGTATTATTATTACGTCACCGATTCGGATCTGGTCATTGAGAAGGGATTGATCGAGCGGAAAAAAATCACCGTGCCGTTTGATCGTATTCAAACCATCAATACCGAACAGAAGATTATCCACCAGTTATTTGGGGTGGTCAAACTGGAAATTGACACGGCAGGTTCCAAGAAAAAGGAGATTGCTATCGATGCACTGGATAAGGGCGTTGCCGAACAAATTAAATTCTTCCTGCTGCAGAAAAAGAAATCCCTGCAGGGGAAAGAAACAGACGAAAAACGATCCCCGTCGGAACAAACCCCAGATTTTGGCCATCTGCGCCCCCTTATCCGGCTCTCTGTTGCCGACCTGATTAAGATAGGTGTCAGCCAGAATCATATCCAGACCGCCTTGCTGATCATCGGTTTTGGCATCGGGTTTCTGGATGATATTCAGGAACTCATCAACTTCGATCTGTACAGTTGGGTTCAGGGACAGATCGGACAAGCCAGTGCTTCTTATGTGATCTTCCTCCTCATGGTCTTGCCTTTCCTGCTATTAATTACTTTCGTCATTACCCTCATCCGTACAGTGATCCGGTTTTATCAGCAAAAAGTCTGGATTGCCGGAGATGGTATCCAGTTGGAGTCCGGATTATTTACCCGGCACCAGTCGTTCATCCACCGGCAGAAGATCCAGCGTATCCAGTGGTCACAAAATCCCATCAAACGAATCTTCAGACTGTTTGAGTTGCGTATTTATCAGGCCAGCAGCCAGCAGGAAAATGCTAAAAAAACCAATCAAATACCGGGTTGTTACCGGGAAGCCCTGGAAGCATTAAGAGACACCACATTTCCGCGGGAATGGTTTGAGACGATGGATTATGTGCAGGTCAGTAGTCATTATCGTGGCAGGCTGTGGTTGTATTTTGGGATCCTTCCCGGTATTTTGCTGGGCTTGCTGGGTTATCAGCAGGATGGACTTCCCGGGCTGTGGTTCCTGATCTGGATTCCTTTGGTATGGTGGTGGGCAGGTATTGTTGTGCGGCGCTGGCGCATTGGCCTCAATGATTTTGCCCTTTACCTCAAACATGGTTTCTGGGAAGTCAAGGAAGATTTCATCCCTCTCTATAAAATTCAGGCTGTCCGGCTAAAACAGAGCCCTTATCAGCAATCACACCAATTAGCGTCCTTAGCCATTTCCACCGCCTCCGGTAGTCTTGAAGTGCCTTATTTGCCCCTTGATCTTGCTCAGCGATTGATGAATTATCTGCTCTACCGGGTAGAATCCAGCCATCTTGCCTGGATGTAA
- a CDS encoding ATP-dependent helicase, protein MSRDSQLLLDFASRARQDARFMDALDHLNAEQKEAVNAIEGPVLVVAGPGTGKTQILALRIGQILQLTDTDPHNILCLTYTEAGVFAMRQRLLQYIGPTAYQVQIHTFHSFGNHLIQQYRDIFGAYRDLQPASELELITIYRQLIDQLPKDHPLKRLRGDLYFDVPRLRHLFEYMKKENLDANAFVALLDDEIDRLLNDPDSIVTKGRRQGDIKKSVLEKIVKWEKTKYAARLLPKYDEALQANHRYDYGDMIQWVLKELQRNADLLASLQEQYLYVLVDEYQDTNGAQNAILETLCPPAFRPNLFVVGDDDQAIFRFQGASVQNILDFWDRYKPKVILLKANYRSAQLILDAAGSLIHSNLDRLVHHLHIEKNLKATGQNQKYSGAIHLTHFPNRVQEETGILHQIKRLHEEDHVPLAEIAVIYRNHKQVEDLISVMEQNLIPLSVKRKVNILQLTLIRNLRTILTFLQEEYDHPFSQDHLLFEMMHYSYFGIAPIDIARLAKYQKEQADLRKKQGLDEHDTLSWRALILDSELLRVAGVAEASPILRLGENLESWMRGVKELTLQNLFERILKDGGILQEILQSTEKIWLLQVLTSFFEFIKSEMVKQPTLDLEEFLEMLRKMDNHSIPLELIRVIHSEEGVQFMTAHGAKGLEFGYVFVIGCSNNIWERKKGGNLNQFSMPANLNANDNGSSVEDERRLFYVAMTRAKKALFLSYPLENESGTHLEKSQFLSELEASVSLPDDFEQVVTDQVASFYTRLLLPESRPFQLLDHDWIDHQIQGLKISSTSLNKFLRCPLTFYFEQILRVPTARTDRMGFGNAVHHALEKFHKNIQDNSTVEALIRYFREGMEIHQSHFTKRQFEEQLYYGEQILPAYYDARIASWRSLKEKPHVEFRIKDAVYAGVPISGMIDKIELHPHSIRVVDYKTGKYASNKLKPPADELDPGSEYWRQIVFYKLLLDQIPEYRHRMQEGVMDFIIPDNSGNFQLSTITVQPEDEASVGRALNHAYERIKAHAFYPGCGKEDCYWCALVNHHFDVQHVESLQLEREEIEEQD, encoded by the coding sequence ATGTCAAGAGATTCACAACTCCTGCTGGATTTTGCGTCCCGGGCACGACAGGATGCCCGGTTTATGGATGCACTGGATCACCTCAATGCCGAACAAAAAGAAGCGGTTAATGCGATCGAGGGTCCGGTACTGGTCGTTGCCGGACCAGGGACTGGTAAGACGCAGATCCTGGCTTTGCGTATTGGACAAATCCTGCAATTGACCGACACGGACCCCCATAACATCCTCTGTCTTACCTATACCGAAGCCGGCGTATTTGCGATGCGTCAACGGTTATTGCAATACATCGGACCGACCGCCTACCAGGTGCAGATCCACACGTTTCATTCGTTCGGGAATCATCTCATACAGCAATACCGGGATATTTTCGGAGCCTACCGCGATCTTCAGCCAGCTTCAGAACTGGAATTGATCACCATCTACCGGCAACTGATTGATCAGCTTCCCAAAGATCATCCCCTGAAGCGCCTCCGGGGTGATTTGTATTTTGATGTTCCCCGGTTACGCCATCTTTTTGAGTACATGAAGAAGGAAAACCTGGATGCGAATGCATTTGTAGCACTCCTGGATGATGAGATCGACAGGTTACTGAATGACCCGGACTCGATAGTTACAAAAGGTCGCCGGCAAGGTGATATAAAAAAGTCTGTCCTGGAGAAGATCGTCAAATGGGAGAAGACCAAATATGCCGCGAGATTATTACCAAAATATGATGAGGCGTTACAGGCAAATCATCGGTATGACTATGGTGATATGATCCAGTGGGTGCTGAAGGAATTGCAACGCAACGCAGATCTGCTCGCTTCACTTCAGGAACAATATTTATACGTACTGGTGGATGAGTACCAGGATACCAATGGTGCTCAGAATGCGATCCTGGAAACACTTTGCCCGCCAGCGTTCCGGCCAAATCTATTTGTTGTCGGAGATGACGATCAGGCGATATTCCGATTTCAGGGGGCCAGTGTCCAGAATATCCTGGATTTTTGGGATCGCTACAAACCCAAAGTCATCCTTCTTAAGGCCAACTACCGTTCCGCGCAGCTGATCCTGGATGCCGCCGGAAGCCTGATCCATTCCAACCTGGATCGGCTGGTTCATCATTTACACATTGAGAAGAATCTTAAAGCCACAGGTCAAAATCAGAAGTATTCCGGGGCAATTCATCTAACCCATTTTCCCAACCGGGTGCAGGAAGAAACCGGAATTTTACATCAAATCAAACGCCTGCATGAAGAGGATCATGTACCTCTTGCCGAGATTGCCGTAATCTACCGGAATCATAAGCAGGTAGAGGATCTCATCTCCGTGATGGAGCAAAATCTGATACCACTCTCCGTCAAGCGAAAGGTCAATATCCTACAATTAACCCTGATCCGCAATCTACGCACGATCCTAACTTTTCTGCAGGAAGAATACGATCATCCATTCAGTCAGGACCATCTGCTTTTTGAGATGATGCATTATTCTTATTTCGGTATTGCTCCGATTGATATCGCACGCCTGGCCAAATATCAAAAAGAGCAGGCAGACCTCCGGAAAAAGCAGGGGCTGGACGAACACGATACCTTATCCTGGCGTGCACTGATTCTTGATTCGGAATTATTGCGTGTAGCAGGAGTCGCGGAAGCTTCACCAATATTACGTCTTGGCGAAAACCTGGAATCCTGGATGCGTGGGGTAAAGGAACTCACGCTGCAAAATTTGTTTGAACGAATATTAAAAGACGGGGGCATCCTGCAAGAGATCCTGCAGTCCACTGAAAAAATCTGGCTGCTACAAGTGCTAACGTCTTTTTTCGAGTTTATCAAGTCAGAAATGGTCAAGCAACCTACCCTTGATCTGGAAGAATTTCTGGAGATGCTCCGTAAGATGGACAATCACAGCATACCTCTGGAACTCATACGGGTTATTCATTCCGAAGAAGGGGTTCAGTTCATGACAGCTCATGGCGCAAAAGGACTGGAGTTTGGTTATGTATTTGTGATCGGATGTTCAAATAATATCTGGGAACGCAAAAAAGGTGGAAATCTGAACCAGTTTTCGATGCCTGCCAATTTAAATGCCAATGATAATGGCTCCTCGGTGGAGGATGAGAGGCGTTTATTTTACGTCGCAATGACCCGAGCCAAAAAGGCACTCTTTCTTTCTTATCCCCTCGAGAATGAAAGTGGGACCCATCTGGAAAAGTCACAATTCCTTTCCGAGCTGGAAGCGTCCGTTTCATTACCAGACGACTTCGAGCAGGTAGTTACTGATCAGGTGGCATCTTTCTACACCCGGCTTTTACTTCCGGAATCCCGGCCATTCCAGCTGTTGGACCACGACTGGATTGATCACCAAATTCAGGGATTGAAGATAAGTTCTACCTCGCTCAACAAGTTTTTGCGTTGCCCGCTTACCTTTTATTTCGAACAGATCCTTCGAGTACCTACTGCACGTACAGACCGGATGGGATTTGGTAATGCAGTACATCACGCACTGGAAAAATTCCACAAAAACATCCAGGATAATTCAACAGTCGAGGCCCTGATCCGCTATTTCCGCGAGGGGATGGAGATCCATCAGTCCCATTTCACCAAAAGGCAATTTGAAGAGCAATTATATTATGGCGAGCAGATTCTACCGGCTTATTACGACGCCCGGATCGCGTCCTGGCGGTCGTTAAAGGAAAAACCGCATGTGGAATTCAGGATAAAAGATGCTGTATACGCCGGCGTACCCATTTCCGGCATGATCGATAAAATTGAGCTACATCCGCACAGCATACGGGTCGTTGATTACAAAACAGGCAAATATGCTTCAAATAAATTAAAGCCACCGGCCGACGAACTGGACCCCGGAAGTGAATACTGGAGACAAATTGTATTTTATAAATTACTTTTAGACCAGATCCCCGAATACCGGCACCGGATGCAGGAAGGAGTCATGGATTTTATCATACCTGACAATTCTGGAAATTTTCAGTTGAGTACCATTACCGTACAACCGGAGGACGAGGCAAGTGTCGGGCGAGCATTGAACCATGCCTATGAAAGGATCAAAGCGCATGCATTTTATCCAGGCTGCGGCAAGGAGGATTGTTACTGGTGCGCATTGGTCAATCATCATTTTGATGTACAGCATGTAGAATCGCTCCAATTGGAAAGAGAAGAAATTGAAGAACAAGATTAA
- a CDS encoding PH domain-containing protein, whose product MFSNTTISPDELPKVEFLEYQPLHPEYRQIMILRVLLFNAVLLVGLIIYIAFNGLALKWIGMTGALFLLFVGAQIIIAYRNFAYKGYAVRQHDLVYTSGWLFRKWTAISFNRIQHSEVSQGLIERMFDLSTLEVFTAGGSSSDLKIGGLPEKTAHQLRDFITRKIARDEEE is encoded by the coding sequence ATGTTTTCCAATACCACCATTTCTCCCGATGAGCTACCCAAGGTGGAATTCCTGGAGTATCAACCACTGCATCCGGAATACCGGCAAATCATGATCCTCCGGGTATTGCTGTTTAATGCGGTTCTGCTGGTTGGATTGATCATTTATATTGCCTTCAATGGTTTAGCATTAAAATGGATCGGGATGACCGGCGCCTTATTCCTTCTATTTGTCGGTGCCCAGATCATCATAGCCTATCGAAATTTTGCTTATAAGGGCTATGCCGTCCGTCAGCACGACCTTGTTTATACCTCCGGGTGGCTGTTCCGGAAATGGACTGCCATATCTTTTAATCGTATCCAGCATAGCGAAGTCTCCCAGGGATTGATCGAGCGTATGTTCGATCTGAGCACCCTGGAGGTCTTTACGGCCGGTGGTTCCTCGTCCGATTTGAAGATAGGGGGCCTGCCGGAAAAGACGGCACACCAGCTCCGGGACTTTATCACCAGGAAAATCGCCCGGGATGAGGAAGAGTGA
- a CDS encoding gliding motility lipoprotein GldH: MNPTKKIITALSLLAILTGCGSKYIYKEAVTIAESGWSYQDTVCFHFTINDTSAHYDFWLDIDYDASYAYQNIYTQFHTTYPDGTTKDQTLSLELADKNGLWNGTCRGDRCSIHIPLQTNAFFNQAGAYTICLEQYMRESPIAGIHKIQLAIAPAAAIQ; the protein is encoded by the coding sequence ATGAATCCTACCAAAAAGATCATTACTGCATTATCACTGTTGGCGATTTTAACGGGCTGCGGATCCAAATACATCTATAAGGAGGCTGTTACCATAGCGGAGAGCGGCTGGTCCTATCAGGATACAGTTTGTTTTCATTTTACCATCAATGATACCTCTGCTCATTACGATTTCTGGTTGGATATTGATTATGATGCCAGCTATGCATACCAGAACATCTATACCCAGTTCCATACGACCTATCCGGATGGTACCACGAAGGATCAGACCTTGTCGCTTGAACTAGCCGATAAAAATGGTTTGTGGAACGGTACTTGCCGGGGCGACCGGTGCTCAATCCATATACCCCTGCAGACGAATGCCTTTTTTAATCAGGCAGGAGCGTATACCATCTGTCTGGAGCAATACATGCGGGAATCACCCATTGCAGGCATCCACAAAATCCAGCTGGCCATAGCTCCAGCGGCAGCAATACAATAA
- a CDS encoding TlpA family protein disulfide reductase, whose protein sequence is MRFIRFLGILILILGLYWLAKYLYFKPKYKAGIDAPGFEFVNLAGETKKLSDFQGQYVLIDFWASWCGPCRAQNPKIRELYAKYHHAAFKDGSGFEVINIAIEGDPERWKQAINQDGLDWPNHFTDGENFQGPVAKRYGIRQIPTSYLVNPSGKIVAVNPDIEFISTFFDRRMTS, encoded by the coding sequence ATGCGTTTTATTCGATTTTTGGGGATACTGATTTTGATTCTGGGTCTGTATTGGCTGGCTAAATACCTTTATTTCAAACCCAAATACAAAGCCGGTATTGATGCGCCCGGATTTGAGTTTGTCAATCTTGCCGGGGAAACAAAAAAACTAAGTGATTTTCAGGGCCAGTATGTACTGATAGATTTTTGGGCGAGTTGGTGTGGACCATGCCGGGCACAAAACCCCAAGATCCGGGAACTCTATGCAAAATACCATCATGCTGCGTTCAAAGATGGAAGCGGATTTGAAGTGATTAACATTGCCATAGAGGGAGATCCGGAACGATGGAAACAAGCCATTAATCAAGATGGTCTGGACTGGCCCAACCATTTTACCGACGGAGAAAATTTTCAGGGCCCGGTAGCTAAACGATACGGTATCCGGCAAATTCCCACTTCTTACCTGGTGAATCCAAGTGGTAAAATTGTCGCGGTAAATCCTGATATTGAATTTATTAGCACTTTTTTTGACAGACGTATGACATCATGA
- the dnaJ gene encoding molecular chaperone DnaJ, translating into MAKRDYYEILGVERTADEITIKKSYRKIAMQFHPDKNPGDKSAEEKFKEAAEAYEVLSDKDKKARYDRYGHAGVDPNMGGGFGGGGMTMEDIFRQFGDIFGDSPFEGFFGGSSRGSRPSGQKGSNLRINVPLTLEEIATGATKKIKVKKQIQCSTCSGTGAKDKSSVRTCGTCNGSGYVRQIRSTFLGQMQTTAPCPTCNGTGQTVSAYCGTCKGDGRVYGEETLEIEIPAGVEEGMQLSMRGKGNAGSKGGPSGDLLISITERQHDFLERDGMNLVYELFLNFADAALGSSVEVPTLQGQVKIKIPAGTQSGKIFRLKEKGLPVVQSYEKGDLLVHVNIWTPKSLSDEERKLLERMRELSNFDPKPGKGERGFFEKMRDYFR; encoded by the coding sequence ATGGCGAAACGAGATTATTACGAAATACTTGGTGTTGAGCGCACTGCGGATGAGATAACCATCAAAAAATCCTACCGTAAGATCGCAATGCAGTTTCACCCGGATAAAAATCCGGGCGATAAATCCGCTGAAGAGAAATTTAAAGAGGCCGCAGAGGCCTATGAAGTCCTGAGTGATAAGGACAAAAAGGCACGCTACGACCGTTACGGCCATGCCGGGGTCGACCCCAACATGGGTGGCGGCTTTGGTGGTGGAGGTATGACCATGGAAGATATCTTCCGTCAGTTTGGAGATATTTTTGGTGATTCACCTTTCGAAGGATTTTTTGGGGGTTCAAGCCGGGGTTCACGGCCTAGTGGGCAAAAAGGTTCCAATCTTCGCATCAACGTCCCGCTGACCCTGGAGGAAATAGCAACCGGCGCCACCAAGAAGATCAAAGTAAAAAAGCAGATCCAATGTTCGACCTGCTCGGGCACCGGAGCGAAGGATAAGTCCTCTGTGCGCACCTGTGGCACCTGCAACGGTTCCGGTTATGTTCGTCAGATCCGGTCCACTTTCCTTGGTCAGATGCAGACGACGGCACCATGTCCCACCTGTAATGGTACCGGACAGACCGTTTCTGCTTATTGTGGCACCTGTAAAGGTGATGGCCGTGTCTATGGAGAAGAGACGCTGGAAATAGAGATCCCGGCTGGTGTCGAAGAGGGCATGCAGTTATCGATGCGTGGAAAAGGCAATGCCGGAAGCAAAGGAGGACCCAGCGGGGACCTGCTGATCAGCATCACCGAACGACAGCACGATTTTCTGGAGCGCGACGGCATGAACCTGGTGTATGAGTTATTCCTCAATTTTGCCGATGCCGCCTTGGGAAGCTCGGTGGAAGTTCCGACGCTGCAGGGACAGGTAAAGATCAAAATCCCTGCCGGCACCCAAAGCGGTAAAATATTCCGGTTGAAAGAAAAAGGATTACCGGTGGTCCAGAGTTATGAAAAGGGAGATCTGTTAGTCCATGTCAATATCTGGACGCCCAAATCCCTCTCTGATGAAGAGCGTAAATTGCTGGAACGTATGCGTGAGTTATCCAACTTTGATCCTAAACCGGGAAAAGGTGAACGTGGCTTTTTTGAGAAAATGAGAGATTACTTCAGATAA